One window from the genome of Rariglobus hedericola encodes:
- a CDS encoding exosortase-associated EpsI family protein: MRKFLLCFLGGGLILATGFQFFGLANQRKNLISPDVSRLIPNSIPGWLVEDKPIAESPEMQRAVSEVLNFDSAVFRVYRRGSDEITVYMAYWLPGKIHPQGVDAHTPDICWPNNGWKMTKLPKLTDQVLESGRSLAVPNNRRFMAGGQDLTVLFWHINGHKIRQSFSVFEEGMGMVERTKRRIYQVWTSVTTPAQQQLFIRISSNRDITQQLNEPPIRACTGLMDRVIGGENLYTVKQ, translated from the coding sequence ATGAGGAAATTTTTACTATGCTTCTTAGGGGGCGGATTGATTTTAGCTACAGGCTTTCAGTTTTTTGGTTTAGCCAATCAACGAAAAAACTTAATCTCACCTGATGTTAGCCGGCTGATTCCCAATTCGATTCCTGGTTGGTTGGTGGAAGATAAACCTATCGCGGAGTCTCCTGAGATGCAGCGTGCCGTGAGTGAGGTTCTTAATTTCGATAGCGCTGTGTTTCGGGTATATAGAAGAGGTAGCGATGAAATAACGGTTTATATGGCATATTGGCTTCCGGGGAAAATACATCCACAAGGCGTTGATGCTCATACTCCTGATATTTGTTGGCCTAATAATGGTTGGAAAATGACAAAGCTTCCCAAGCTCACTGACCAAGTATTAGAATCCGGTCGTTCTTTGGCAGTGCCCAATAACCGGCGATTCATGGCTGGAGGTCAGGATCTGACCGTCCTTTTTTGGCATATTAACGGCCATAAAATTCGTCAGTCGTTCAGCGTATTTGAAGAGGGAATGGGCATGGTTGAGCGCACGAAGCGCCGAATCTATCAAGTGTGGACTTCGGTCACCACACCAGCACAGCAGCAGCTCTTTATCCGCATTTCGAGCAATCGAGATATTACACAGCAACTTAATGAACCTCCGATACGAGCCTGCACCGGACTGATGGACCGTGTTATAGGTGGTGAGAATTTATATACTGTTAAGCAATGA
- the rfbF gene encoding glucose-1-phosphate cytidylyltransferase: MKAVILAGGLGTRISEETHLKPKPMIEIGGRPILWHVLKCYSSHGINDFVICAGYKGYVIKEYFANYFLHMSDVTFDMKENRMEVHQRRSEPWRVTIVDTGDSTMTGGRLKRVRDYLDHETFCFTYGDGVGNVDITESIAFHKREGRKATLTGVQPPGRFGALDLIGNQVNSFQEKPDGDGSWINGGFFVLEPSVIDLIEGDSTTWERQPVEALARAGQLGIYKHAGFWQPMDTLRDKQLLEELWASGKAPWKAWG; this comes from the coding sequence ATGAAAGCAGTCATTCTTGCCGGCGGTCTTGGCACTCGGATTAGTGAAGAGACTCACCTTAAGCCCAAGCCCATGATTGAGATCGGCGGCCGTCCGATTCTTTGGCATGTGCTCAAGTGTTATTCGTCCCACGGTATCAATGACTTTGTCATTTGTGCCGGCTACAAGGGCTATGTGATTAAAGAATATTTCGCCAATTACTTCCTTCATATGTCAGACGTTACATTTGATATGAAGGAAAACCGCATGGAGGTTCACCAGCGCCGCTCTGAGCCTTGGCGCGTGACGATCGTCGACACAGGTGATTCAACTATGACCGGCGGCCGTCTCAAACGTGTCCGTGATTACTTGGACCACGAGACGTTCTGCTTCACCTACGGCGATGGTGTGGGCAATGTAGACATTACCGAGTCTATCGCATTTCATAAACGCGAAGGGCGCAAAGCTACGCTGACTGGCGTTCAACCTCCTGGTCGTTTTGGTGCATTGGATCTTATTGGTAATCAAGTGAATAGCTTTCAGGAAAAACCCGATGGTGATGGCAGCTGGATTAACGGTGGCTTTTTCGTATTAGAACCCTCGGTTATCGATTTGATCGAAGGTGATTCTACGACATGGGAGAGGCAGCCGGTGGAGGCGCTGGCTAGGGCTGGGCAACTTGGTATCTATAAACATGCTGGCTTTTGGCAGCCAATGGACACTCTGCGGGATAAACAGCTTCTCGAGGAGCTATGGGCTAGTGGCAAGGCTCCTTGGAAAGCTTGGGGGTAA
- a CDS encoding glycosyltransferase family 2 protein, whose product MNVVIPMAGRGSRLSALGAPKPLVEVAGKPLLAWSTRWLAGLPEARVTVIALEEHERDFGLVATVAAHMPGAGCLLIPEVTQGQLCTVLCAAERLDTDAPLLIAPCDTMIEGPLPVPASLTGSGNADVRGIVSVASMPGDRWSFADCDADWNVSRVTEKVRISEWASTGLYYFAHTGRFLEDARRMVEGDERVKGEFYVMPLYGRMLARGERIKAVPVHAMHDLGTPEALALFEQQLKNS is encoded by the coding sequence ATGAACGTTGTCATTCCCATGGCGGGGAGGGGATCCCGTCTTTCGGCACTCGGCGCTCCCAAACCACTGGTTGAGGTGGCGGGCAAGCCCTTGCTGGCTTGGTCAACCCGCTGGCTGGCCGGCCTGCCCGAGGCCCGGGTGACTGTGATCGCGCTTGAGGAGCATGAGCGTGATTTTGGGCTGGTGGCTACCGTGGCCGCGCACATGCCCGGCGCGGGATGTCTGCTGATCCCCGAGGTGACCCAAGGTCAGCTTTGCACCGTGCTGTGCGCCGCAGAGCGACTGGATACGGATGCACCGCTGCTGATTGCGCCGTGCGATACGATGATTGAAGGTCCGCTGCCCGTCCCGGCATCGCTGACTGGTTCCGGCAACGCTGATGTGCGCGGGATTGTCTCCGTTGCATCCATGCCGGGAGACCGTTGGAGCTTTGCCGATTGCGATGCCGATTGGAACGTAAGTCGCGTGACGGAAAAAGTGCGCATCAGTGAATGGGCCAGCACAGGGCTCTATTATTTTGCGCATACCGGACGTTTCCTTGAAGACGCCCGGCGGATGGTGGAAGGAGATGAGCGTGTTAAGGGAGAATTTTATGTCATGCCCCTCTACGGCCGCATGCTGGCGCGGGGTGAACGCATCAAAGCGGTGCCGGTTCATGCGATGCATGATTTAGGCACTCCTGAGGCGCTCGCGCTATTTGAGCAACAATTGAAAAACTCATAA
- a CDS encoding transposase, whose amino-acid sequence MAELPVRQTERLRSGRVSVPGARYFITACVAGRESVLAGDAPLKRVLAGINELTLAGDWRLLAATVMPDHVHILFTLGERLPLDRVIAKLKSRARIADAVWRWQANVFEHRLRADEDAEDYAFYIFMNPYRAGLMAVNTRWMGWLSGADARWRFEEGLSTDGAPSVEWLDHVKDVDACIQIST is encoded by the coding sequence ATGGCCGAATTGCCTGTGCGCCAAACTGAACGTCTTCGGAGCGGTCGCGTTTCAGTTCCGGGTGCGCGGTATTTTATCACGGCGTGTGTCGCGGGTCGTGAATCCGTGCTGGCGGGGGATGCACCATTGAAACGAGTTTTGGCAGGGATCAACGAGTTGACGCTGGCGGGTGACTGGCGGCTGCTCGCGGCTACGGTTATGCCGGATCATGTGCACATCTTGTTTACGTTGGGTGAGCGTTTACCGCTTGATCGCGTGATCGCGAAATTGAAGTCGCGTGCTCGTATCGCGGATGCGGTTTGGCGCTGGCAAGCGAATGTGTTTGAGCATCGCTTGCGCGCCGACGAAGACGCGGAGGATTACGCATTTTATATCTTCATGAATCCGTATCGGGCTGGGCTCATGGCCGTGAACACCCGGTGGATGGGATGGTTGAGTGGTGCGGACGCGCGCTGGCGGTTTGAGGAGGGGTTGAGCACGGATGGAGCGCCTTCGGTTGAATGGCTGGATCACGTCAAGGACGTGGACGCCTGCATCCAAATTTCGACGTAG
- a CDS encoding GbsR/MarR family transcriptional regulator, with the protein MSRSTPTSNSRSPLPVADPAVRRASRSPFGGTRSAVSTDPSESGFKSQVSTLSIGEREVIAIFVQMSQALGAPRSLGEIYGLLFATPEPLPFQEIADRLKLSKGSVSQGLRFLRTVGAIKPVVIAQDRREFFEPVVELRALVGGFLKERLNPQLEEWGARVKTLRIEDFAKAEEGRRDTDDRGQRTEDGEQKTAVALNFKLSSSTAATDQQETLSNRLDKLKTWHKRANTVLPMIGKLLG; encoded by the coding sequence ATGTCACGATCCACCCCCACGTCCAATAGCCGTTCGCCGCTGCCGGTTGCCGATCCTGCCGTGCGACGGGCGTCCCGCTCTCCTTTTGGCGGGACCCGTTCGGCTGTTTCGACCGACCCTTCTGAGTCAGGTTTCAAGTCTCAGGTTTCAACCCTCTCCATCGGTGAACGTGAAGTGATCGCGATTTTCGTGCAGATGTCCCAAGCACTGGGTGCACCGCGCTCGCTGGGGGAAATTTACGGGCTCCTGTTTGCCACACCGGAGCCACTACCGTTTCAGGAAATCGCCGATCGTCTCAAATTGAGCAAAGGATCCGTGAGCCAAGGGCTGCGGTTCTTGCGCACGGTGGGGGCAATCAAGCCGGTGGTCATCGCCCAGGATCGACGTGAGTTTTTTGAACCGGTGGTGGAGCTGCGAGCCCTGGTCGGTGGTTTTTTGAAGGAACGCCTGAACCCGCAACTGGAAGAGTGGGGTGCTCGGGTTAAGACGCTTCGCATTGAAGACTTCGCGAAGGCGGAGGAGGGAAGACGGGATACGGATGACAGAGGACAGAGGACGGAGGACGGCGAACAGAAGACGGCGGTGGCGCTTAATTTTAAACTTTCGTCTTCAACTGCGGCGACCGACCAGCAAGAGACGCTATCCAACCGCCTCGATAAGCTCAAAACGTGGCACAAGCGCGCCAACACGGTGTTACCCATGATCGGCAAGTTGCTAGGGTAG
- a CDS encoding acyltransferase family protein, with the protein MSTNLGSHGKFLNVQALRFVAAALVLLTHLKFATGYTGYLLLDGGFGAVGVDVFFVISGFVISLSASKIGSNYKLFFAHRIARVVPLFWFVSLFLVARALYSNEGLCLQRLWNTVMFLPIFDFDSLSGHYHDYGWTLSFEVWFYLIFGCGVAFFGAQRTVFMVPVFLGVTVIFIFPLYDCSWFLPSFLFNPMVLEFCSGILLFKYIDRLNKFVFIICVCALPIFTYGVFVTERLGWHIEVLADHLLSFYRLLIWGGFGLCVTLCAVYVDKIKGLRFPGFVIYLGDASYSLYLIQPFALLVARKVSLGSSVLAGVAFVFISILGGLLMYGIIERPLSSWCRSVLEKMFHVKRPVIVPLIAQ; encoded by the coding sequence ATGAGCACGAATTTAGGAAGTCATGGAAAATTTTTGAATGTCCAAGCACTGCGTTTTGTTGCTGCGGCTCTTGTCTTATTAACGCACCTTAAGTTTGCAACCGGGTATACAGGCTACTTACTATTAGATGGTGGATTTGGGGCTGTCGGTGTAGATGTCTTTTTTGTCATAAGTGGTTTTGTGATAAGTTTGTCTGCTAGTAAAATTGGGTCGAATTATAAACTCTTTTTTGCGCATCGCATTGCACGTGTTGTTCCGTTGTTTTGGTTTGTGTCGCTATTTTTAGTAGCAAGGGCATTGTATTCCAATGAAGGTTTGTGTTTACAGCGACTATGGAACACGGTTATGTTTTTACCGATCTTTGATTTTGACTCACTCTCTGGTCATTATCATGATTACGGATGGACGTTGTCATTTGAAGTTTGGTTTTATCTTATATTTGGGTGTGGAGTAGCATTTTTCGGTGCTCAACGAACAGTGTTCATGGTTCCTGTTTTTTTGGGTGTTACTGTAATCTTTATCTTTCCGTTGTATGACTGCAGTTGGTTTTTGCCGTCATTTTTATTTAATCCCATGGTTCTTGAATTTTGTTCCGGTATACTGCTATTTAAATACATTGATAGGCTGAATAAGTTTGTATTTATTATATGCGTGTGTGCTTTGCCTATTTTTACATACGGTGTTTTTGTGACTGAGAGGCTTGGTTGGCATATTGAAGTATTGGCTGATCACCTATTGAGTTTTTATCGATTACTTATCTGGGGTGGGTTTGGTTTGTGTGTCACATTGTGTGCAGTATACGTAGATAAAATTAAGGGCTTGAGATTTCCAGGTTTTGTGATTTATTTAGGTGATGCTTCGTATTCTCTGTATTTGATACAGCCGTTTGCGCTTTTAGTTGCACGAAAGGTCTCTTTGGGTAGCAGTGTATTGGCAGGAGTAGCTTTCGTTTTTATTTCTATTTTGGGTGGGCTTTTAATGTATGGAATTATTGAGAGGCCTCTTTCATCGTGGTGCCGATCCGTCCTTGAGAAAATGTTCCATGTAAAGCGGCCAGTAATAGTGCCATTAATAGCCCAATAA
- a CDS encoding sugar phosphate nucleotidyltransferase produces MKAVILSAGSVPHEITALFRCPSVGLIPINGRPLIALQIDFLKQLGATEISVALRSRDSRLREYLAQYARLFEVPVSIVEITSDRGPGGTMVEALCPEDFEKGALVLLGDTLIERDGSFKLGSENAVFTSPVEEPQRWCMVSAAGDGSVTALVDKPSRSDAEAEAAVGCYWFGRVDAATWSAITQIPGARIEISAILERVRIAQGLSRRRITGWLDCGNVDLLVATRRRMIAARSFNSLVIDELRGTVRKRSTHGDKFRHEINYYRLLPHDLAVFFPRLISHETSQPDAHVELEYYAYPTISEVYIYEEYGDYFWTAVIDKLGAVLAEFSKRRAVITAADCAAFYTSKLSRRLGDARAQSGELGRLLELDEIRINGAVMRGVPALLDSLLKELAGLSRNVTGSVIHGDLCFANILLEPLNKTLRLIDPRGSFHEVGVFGDARYDYAKLWHSVDGHYDAIINDMFSVRVTGDAAEFDCYRPRAREHVLRRLEAILPAGISKREVRLIEGSLFLSMLPLHADHPRRQLAMLLSGICILNEEL; encoded by the coding sequence ATGAAGGCAGTTATTCTTAGCGCCGGATCGGTTCCTCATGAAATTACGGCCCTCTTCAGGTGCCCATCGGTTGGCTTGATTCCAATCAATGGACGGCCGTTGATCGCATTACAGATAGATTTTCTGAAACAGCTCGGTGCCACCGAGATCAGCGTTGCCCTACGCAGCCGAGACAGCCGTCTGCGTGAATATTTGGCCCAATATGCCCGATTGTTCGAGGTGCCGGTCAGTATTGTGGAAATTACTTCAGATCGCGGTCCTGGTGGCACCATGGTCGAGGCGCTCTGTCCTGAGGATTTTGAAAAAGGCGCACTGGTCCTATTGGGTGATACATTGATCGAGCGCGACGGTTCCTTTAAGCTGGGTTCTGAGAACGCCGTCTTTACTTCACCGGTTGAGGAGCCTCAGCGGTGGTGTATGGTTTCGGCTGCGGGCGATGGCTCGGTCACCGCGCTCGTGGATAAACCCTCCAGATCGGATGCAGAGGCCGAGGCGGCGGTCGGCTGTTACTGGTTTGGCCGTGTCGATGCCGCCACGTGGAGCGCAATCACGCAGATTCCTGGTGCGCGCATTGAAATCTCCGCGATTCTTGAGCGTGTGCGGATTGCCCAAGGACTTTCTCGGAGGCGCATCACAGGCTGGCTCGATTGTGGAAACGTCGATCTTCTTGTGGCCACACGTCGCAGGATGATCGCCGCGCGCTCGTTTAATTCCTTAGTGATCGACGAACTGCGAGGGACCGTTCGCAAGCGTTCCACCCACGGCGACAAGTTTCGCCATGAGATCAATTATTACCGCCTGCTGCCGCATGACCTCGCGGTGTTTTTCCCTCGCCTGATTTCACATGAGACTTCCCAGCCCGACGCTCATGTGGAACTCGAGTATTACGCCTACCCAACTATCAGTGAAGTTTACATCTACGAGGAGTATGGGGACTATTTTTGGACGGCCGTGATCGACAAGTTGGGGGCGGTGCTGGCCGAGTTTTCAAAACGACGGGCGGTCATTACGGCGGCGGATTGCGCGGCGTTTTATACTTCGAAACTTTCCCGCCGGCTCGGCGACGCCCGGGCACAATCAGGTGAATTAGGCCGACTCCTGGAGCTTGATGAAATAAGGATTAACGGAGCCGTGATGCGCGGCGTTCCCGCCCTGTTGGATTCCCTCCTGAAGGAACTGGCCGGCTTGAGTCGCAACGTGACGGGCTCCGTGATTCACGGCGACCTCTGCTTTGCCAACATCCTGCTGGAGCCCCTCAACAAAACGCTTCGGCTGATTGACCCTCGCGGGTCATTCCACGAAGTCGGCGTATTCGGCGATGCCCGTTACGACTATGCCAAGCTCTGGCATTCGGTGGACGGACATTATGACGCCATCATCAACGATATGTTTAGCGTTCGGGTGACGGGTGATGCCGCCGAGTTCGACTGCTACCGGCCACGCGCCCGTGAACATGTGCTTCGCCGACTCGAGGCGATCCTTCCCGCAGGGATATCAAAACGTGAAGTGCGTCTCATTGAGGGGAGCCTATTCCTCTCCATGTTGCCGTTGCATGCAGACCACCCGCGTCGCCAACTGGCCATGTTGCTCTCCGGCATTTGTATTTTGAACGAAGAGCTCTAA
- a CDS encoding ATP-grasp fold amidoligase family protein, whose amino-acid sequence MNKISYIQSQFKSSVGFELNLINPKTFCEKIQWLKLFNQDPLVTLCSDKVAVKNYVREKLGRDICIPTLKTFRSVADFNLAEMPPKFVLKLNNGSGAMLFYEGPHSFSEARIKELIEDWLGPTFSYYAQNYEWAYRYIQPTMLVEPLVPGLGKLDDYKFLCFHGEPKLLYVATRISGVLHVDYFDLEWNRLPYRRGSNAPIPYAVARPEKFAEMCAVARTLSADFSFVRVDLYYHEHQVLFGELTFYPGNGISPFKPDHVEDELGALLHLPEHALLFSEATGRAVEVPREALPALLDMAEPLSVSAGAKTGKVACYWEDKVTRMQTSFSWRVTSPLRFVKRTLRRLRPKA is encoded by the coding sequence TTGAACAAGATAAGTTACATTCAATCTCAATTTAAGAGCTCCGTGGGCTTTGAGTTGAATCTCATCAACCCCAAAACGTTTTGCGAAAAAATCCAGTGGTTGAAACTCTTCAACCAAGACCCGCTCGTCACCCTCTGCTCCGACAAGGTCGCGGTTAAAAATTACGTCAGGGAAAAACTCGGGCGCGACATCTGCATCCCCACGCTCAAGACCTTTCGCTCCGTGGCGGACTTCAACCTGGCGGAGATGCCGCCGAAGTTTGTGCTCAAGCTCAACAATGGCTCCGGTGCGATGCTGTTTTATGAAGGTCCGCACTCGTTCAGCGAAGCCCGCATCAAGGAGCTGATCGAGGACTGGCTCGGCCCCACGTTCTCTTACTATGCCCAGAACTACGAATGGGCTTACCGCTACATCCAGCCGACGATGCTCGTGGAACCCTTGGTGCCCGGACTCGGTAAACTCGATGACTACAAGTTCCTCTGTTTCCATGGAGAGCCCAAGCTCCTCTATGTCGCGACGCGCATCTCCGGCGTGCTTCACGTGGACTACTTCGACTTGGAGTGGAACCGGCTGCCTTACCGGCGCGGTTCGAATGCGCCCATCCCGTATGCCGTAGCCCGACCGGAAAAATTCGCCGAGATGTGCGCGGTGGCGCGGACGCTCTCGGCGGATTTTTCCTTTGTTCGTGTGGACCTTTATTATCACGAACACCAAGTCCTCTTTGGAGAACTCACGTTTTATCCGGGCAACGGCATTTCACCGTTCAAGCCCGATCACGTTGAAGATGAGCTGGGGGCTTTGCTGCATCTGCCCGAGCACGCGCTGTTATTCTCCGAGGCAACCGGCCGTGCAGTGGAAGTTCCCCGCGAAGCCCTGCCTGCGCTCCTTGATATGGCGGAGCCCTTGTCTGTTTCTGCGGGCGCCAAAACGGGTAAGGTGGCTTGCTACTGGGAGGACAAGGTCACCCGCATGCAAACCTCGTTCAGCTGGCGCGTCACCTCTCCGCTCCGGTTCGTCAAACGCACCCTCAGGCGCCTTAGGCCGAAGGCTTGA
- a CDS encoding acyl-CoA thioesterase, whose protein sequence is MPFAYSRTVHFPDTDAAGVVFFARYLSICHEAYEESLAAAGVPLGTFFADYGVVVPVAKSEATYLRPLVCGDKLRIDVTPVALSENSYAIDYVIWKTGAAEKRAAVVRTEHVCISSKTRERLPLPASVAVWVQAG, encoded by the coding sequence ATGCCTTTCGCCTATTCACGCACCGTGCACTTTCCCGACACCGATGCCGCCGGCGTGGTGTTTTTCGCGCGCTACCTGTCGATCTGCCACGAGGCTTACGAAGAGTCACTGGCGGCCGCAGGCGTGCCGTTGGGGACGTTTTTCGCCGATTACGGCGTGGTGGTGCCGGTGGCCAAAAGCGAGGCGACCTATCTGCGCCCTTTGGTGTGCGGAGACAAGTTGCGCATCGATGTGACACCCGTGGCGCTCTCTGAAAACAGCTACGCGATCGACTACGTCATCTGGAAAACGGGTGCCGCCGAAAAACGCGCCGCCGTGGTCCGCACCGAACACGTGTGTATCTCGTCGAAGACCCGCGAACGTCTCCCCCTCCCCGCTTCCGTAGCCGTGTGGGTTCAGGCGGGGTGA
- the rfbG gene encoding CDP-glucose 4,6-dehydratase has product MKSEIKPSAAFCGVYRKKRVLLTGHTGFKGSWLAEWLISLGADVTGFALPPSTQPSLFTQLGLDSRLRHIEGDVRDLSAVRKVVDDTKPEFIFHLAAQPLVRLSYDQPVETYATNVMGTVNVLEAVRLVHRPCSVVAITTDKCYENKEWVHSYREEDPMGGYDPYSSSKGAAELVIASYRKSYFSAADSPIKLASARAGNVIGGGDWALDRIVPDCIRALQRGETIPVRNKIATRPWQHVLEPLSGYLWLGACLHNSELTAFSSQLPGAFNFGPALASNRTVAELVQEILKHWPGDWTDKSDPKAVHEAKLLNLATDKAHHFLEWSPAWSFGTTIEKTVDWYHNAIVAEAEAANCTRQHINEYSEDAFKMGIRWAK; this is encoded by the coding sequence TTGAAATCTGAAATTAAACCAAGTGCGGCCTTCTGCGGCGTGTATAGAAAAAAACGCGTTTTACTTACCGGCCACACCGGTTTTAAAGGTTCATGGCTTGCTGAGTGGCTGATTTCACTTGGTGCTGATGTCACCGGGTTTGCGCTTCCTCCCTCTACTCAACCGTCGCTGTTCACTCAATTGGGACTCGATTCACGACTCCGGCACATCGAAGGCGACGTTCGTGACCTTTCCGCCGTGCGCAAAGTTGTGGACGACACAAAGCCCGAGTTTATATTCCATCTCGCAGCGCAGCCTTTGGTCCGGCTCTCTTATGATCAGCCTGTCGAGACATATGCGACTAATGTCATGGGCACGGTGAACGTGCTTGAGGCGGTGCGTCTCGTCCACCGTCCGTGTAGCGTCGTGGCCATCACCACCGACAAGTGCTACGAGAACAAGGAATGGGTGCATAGTTATCGGGAAGAAGATCCGATGGGCGGTTACGATCCCTACAGCTCGTCCAAGGGAGCCGCGGAGCTAGTGATCGCATCTTACCGGAAATCGTATTTTTCGGCCGCCGACTCCCCGATCAAACTCGCCTCGGCGCGTGCCGGCAACGTCATCGGCGGCGGGGATTGGGCATTGGATCGCATTGTGCCCGATTGTATCCGTGCGCTGCAGCGCGGAGAAACCATCCCGGTGCGCAACAAGATCGCGACCCGCCCCTGGCAGCATGTGCTGGAGCCGCTCTCCGGTTATCTCTGGCTAGGTGCCTGTTTGCATAACTCTGAACTCACAGCTTTTAGCTCACAGCTCCCTGGCGCTTTTAATTTCGGTCCGGCTCTCGCTTCCAACCGCACGGTGGCCGAACTCGTTCAGGAAATCCTAAAACACTGGCCAGGTGATTGGACGGACAAGAGCGATCCAAAGGCTGTTCACGAGGCCAAACTGCTCAACCTCGCCACTGACAAGGCCCATCATTTCCTTGAGTGGTCCCCTGCTTGGTCTTTTGGCACAACCATTGAGAAGACGGTTGATTGGTATCACAATGCAATCGTTGCGGAAGCAGAAGCCGCAAACTGCACCAGACAACACATCAACGAGTATTCGGAAGATGCCTTCAAAATGGGTATCCGTTGGGCAAAATAA
- the polX gene encoding DNA polymerase/3'-5' exonuclease PolX, translated as MTKNEIADVLTEIGTLLELKGENPFKTRAYQAGARVLESMEQDELDTLIREERLKSVKGIGDALAQKIGELHSTGRLEFFDKLKASIEPGLVEMLDVPGLGPKKIKAIHDQLGVTTIEGLASACTDGRVAALAGFGEKSQEKILAGIRNREAYGKRHMWWEAGAIATPIVAGLRALPQVSQAEAAGSLRRGLETVGDLDFIVAAVDVAPVVEWFVTQPGVQEITARGETKASVRFVSGLQADLRLVPPEQFAFALHHFTGSKDHNVLMRQRALARGLSLSEWGLVPAEGEGTAKAKAEGGAHGVKAKDETALFAALDLRFIPPELREGLGEIEAAEAGELPRLIELADLRGAFHNHTTASDGRNTLVEMTAAAEALGWEYLGIADHSKSSVQAKGLSEERLAAQVAEIHALNASGRFKTHVFTGTECDILSDGRLDYDDAMLATLDYVVVSVHAAFTQSSADMTARIIRAIENPYTTMLGHVTGRLLLRREGYQVDFTQIIDAAIANDVIIELNASPWRLDMDWRHWRKAAERGLLCAINPDAHETSGLEHVRAGINSARKGWLTREHVLNARPLAEVKRAFGAR; from the coding sequence ATGACTAAAAACGAGATCGCCGACGTGCTCACCGAGATCGGAACCCTGCTCGAACTCAAAGGAGAAAATCCTTTCAAGACACGTGCCTACCAGGCTGGTGCGCGTGTGCTGGAATCCATGGAGCAGGACGAGCTCGACACCCTGATCCGCGAGGAACGGCTCAAGTCCGTCAAAGGCATCGGCGACGCCCTTGCTCAGAAAATCGGCGAACTTCACTCTACGGGGCGCTTGGAGTTTTTTGATAAGCTGAAGGCCTCCATCGAGCCCGGTCTGGTGGAGATGCTCGATGTGCCCGGGCTCGGGCCCAAAAAAATCAAAGCCATCCACGACCAGCTTGGCGTTACCACGATCGAGGGTCTGGCGTCCGCGTGCACCGATGGTCGCGTGGCCGCGCTCGCCGGCTTTGGCGAAAAATCCCAGGAAAAAATCCTCGCAGGCATCCGCAACCGCGAGGCCTATGGCAAACGCCACATGTGGTGGGAGGCCGGGGCCATAGCGACGCCCATCGTGGCCGGATTGCGTGCATTGCCGCAGGTATCGCAAGCCGAGGCGGCAGGCAGTCTGCGTCGCGGACTCGAAACGGTGGGCGATCTCGACTTCATCGTTGCGGCGGTGGACGTCGCTCCCGTGGTCGAATGGTTTGTGACGCAGCCGGGCGTGCAGGAGATCACCGCGCGCGGCGAGACCAAGGCCAGCGTGCGCTTTGTGAGCGGACTGCAGGCGGACCTGCGCCTCGTGCCGCCCGAGCAGTTCGCCTTTGCGCTGCATCATTTCACCGGCTCGAAAGATCACAACGTCCTCATGCGTCAACGTGCGCTCGCCCGCGGCCTGTCGCTGAGCGAATGGGGTCTGGTGCCGGCGGAGGGCGAGGGCACTGCAAAGGCCAAAGCCGAAGGCGGCGCACACGGCGTGAAGGCCAAGGATGAAACCGCGCTCTTCGCCGCGCTCGACCTGCGCTTCATTCCGCCTGAGTTGCGCGAAGGTCTCGGGGAAATCGAAGCGGCTGAGGCCGGTGAACTCCCGCGGCTCATTGAACTCGCCGACCTGCGCGGTGCGTTTCACAACCACACGACCGCGTCCGACGGCCGCAATACACTCGTCGAGATGACCGCTGCCGCCGAGGCGCTGGGCTGGGAGTATCTCGGTATCGCCGACCACTCCAAATCCAGTGTGCAAGCCAAGGGTCTCAGTGAAGAACGCCTTGCCGCCCAAGTGGCCGAGATCCATGCACTCAACGCCTCCGGCCGCTTTAAGACCCACGTTTTCACCGGCACCGAGTGCGACATTCTGAGCGACGGCCGGCTCGACTATGACGACGCGATGCTGGCTACGTTGGACTACGTTGTCGTGTCGGTTCACGCGGCCTTCACGCAGTCATCGGCCGACATGACGGCACGCATCATCCGGGCCATCGAGAACCCTTACACCACCATGCTAGGCCACGTCACGGGGCGCCTGTTGCTGCGGCGTGAAGGTTACCAGGTGGATTTCACCCAGATCATCGACGCCGCCATCGCCAACGACGTGATCATCGAACTCAACGCGAGCCCTTGGCGCCTCGACATGGACTGGCGTCATTGGCGCAAAGCCGCCGAGCGCGGACTACTCTGCGCGATCAATCCCGATGCCCACGAAACCTCCGGCCTTGAACACGTCCGTGCGGGCATTAACTCGGCGCGCAAAGGCTGGCTCACCCGCGAACACGTGCTCAACGCGCGTCCCCTGGCGGAGGTGAAACGCGCGTTTGGTGCGCGGTAG